A genome region from Glycine max cultivar Williams 82 chromosome 5, Glycine_max_v4.0, whole genome shotgun sequence includes the following:
- the LOC100805981 gene encoding beta-amylase 3, chloroplastic has translation MAILSQSTASFSFSFSFVSTRTDSTRLTRFPSRVTFRARSPPRRHALVSSRLNSSRSPDAGGSLSPDNGSGDVAYQLHHDFSPRRRRRGSPVFVTLPVNSVGREGRVARPKAMMFSLKALATAGVEGVVIEIWWGLVEKNKPRVYDWRGYEELVAMACKCGLKVRAVLAFHQHGTGPDDPNWIPLPLWVLDEIQKDIELAYCDRFGRRNIEYISLGCDILPVLHGRSPIQAYADFMRNFRDTFGSLLGVIITGVQIGMGPGGELRYPSFSSQEPNLAWPHELGEFQCYDKYMLASLNASARNIGKREWGNGGPFGSGSLMQNPEHTDFFKNDGGSWDTPYGKFFLEWYSDMLLLHGERICREAETIFRGSEVHISAKLAAIHWHYVTQSHPSELTAGYYNTSNRDGYLPIARMFSKYGFSMCCSCFEMQDAVMQKINPDGSPEGFLRQLLLAARLCDISLEGQNFSTNLDDGAFTQVLKMSKFYSDGIEKRSFSFNFVRMDKRLFESRNWDRFTRFVRQMSNGNIFRARLNSVRDVRLKTTPVVAAVGLLYHLYQHS, from the exons ATGGCGATCCTCTCTCAATCCACCGCCagcttctccttctccttctccttcgtCTCCACTCGGACCGATTCCACTCGCCTAACTCGCTTCCCCTCCCGCGTCACCTTCCGAGCCCGCTCGCCCCCTCGCCGCCACGCCCTCGTCTCTTCGCGCCTCAACTCCTCCAGGTCCCCCGACGCCGGCGGCTCCCTGTCGCCGGACAACGGCAGCGGTGACGTCGCCTACCAGCTCCACCACGACTTCTCTCCGCGGCGCCGGCGCCGCGGCTCGCCGGTGTTCGTCACGCTGCCGGTGAATTCCGTCGGCCGGGAGGGCCGTGTCGCGCGGCCCAAGGCGATGATGTTCTCACTCAAGGCTCTCGCCACGGCCGGTGTGGAAGGCGTGGTTATTGAAATTTGGTGGGGATTGGTCGAGAAGAACAAACCTAGGGTTTACGATTGGAGAGGGTATGAGGAACTCGTCGCGATGGCGTGCAAGTGTGGCCTTAAGGTTCGAGCGGTTCTCGCCTTTCATCAGCATGGCACGGGACCTGATGATCCCAATTG GATACCTCTTCCTCTATGGGTGCTTGATGAGATACAGAAAGATATAGAGTTAGCGTATTGTGACAGGTTTGGAAGAAGAAATATTGAATACATTTCCCTTGGATGTGATATTCTTCCTGTGCTACATGGGCGTTCACCTATTCAAGCGTATGCAGATTTTATGAGGAATTTTAGGGACACTTTCGGGTCTTTGCTTGGTGTTATCATCACA GGTGTACAGATTGGCATGGGTCCTGGTGGTGAACTAAGATATCCTTCATTCTCTTCACAGGAGCCAAATTTGGCTTGGCCTCATGAACTTGGAGAGTTTCAGTGCTATGATAAG TATATGCTTGCTTCTCTGAATGCCTCTGCAAGAAATATTGGAAAGCGTGAATGGGGAAATGGTGGTCCATTTGGTAGTGGAAGTTTGATGCAAAATCCGGAGCATactgattttttcaaaaatgacGGTGGCTCTTGGGACACACCATATGGTAAATTTTTCCTTGAATGGTACTCAGATATGTTGCTGCTGCATGGGGAGAGGATTTGTAGGGAAGCTGAAACTATATTTAGGGGTTCGGAAGTCCATATATCAGCAAAATTGGCTGCCATTCACTGGCACTATGTCACGCAATCCCATCCATCAGAGTTAACAGCTGGTTATTATAATACTTCTAACAGGGATGGATACTTACCCATTGCTCGCATGTTTAGCAAGTATGGATTTTCAATGTGCTGCTCTTGTTTTGAAATGCAAGATGCTGTAATGCAGAAGATCAATCCAGATGGTAGTCCTGAAGGTTTTCTTAGACAGCTTTTGCTGGCTGCTAGGCTCTGTGATATATCACTCGAAGGTCAaaatttttcaactaatttgGATGATGGTGCATTCACCCAGGTGCTTAAGATGTCAAAATTTTACTCAGATGGGATTGAGAAGCGATCTTTCTCATTCAACTTTGTAAGAATGGACAAAAGATTGTTTGAATCCCGAAATTGGGATCGGTTTACTCGTTTTGTGAGACAAATGTCTAATGGAAACATTTTTCGAGCCAGATTAAATTCTGTTCGTGACGTACGGTTGAAGACCACACCAGTGGTAGCAGCAGTGGGACTATTGTATCACCTATATCAGCACTCTTGA